The proteins below are encoded in one region of Clostridium pasteurianum DSM 525 = ATCC 6013:
- a CDS encoding accessory gene regulator ArgB-like protein yields the protein MINKCAFKITEYIKYNSDISNSDDLDKINYVLQVILGELFKIIILILVFSILGRLHYFLFSMIVLISTRIFIGGYHCKTTLRCLLSSAFFFIITSLIVSSFSNVNALVYYGISILSILIIILYAPFPNFKRPVKTEKRRYNLKLISVFSVLTWICILLFKVDNPSYLNCGFSTILLEVLQIFLLGGENK from the coding sequence ATGATAAATAAATGTGCATTCAAGATAACTGAATATATAAAGTACAATAGTGATATAAGCAATTCTGATGATTTAGATAAAATAAATTATGTATTACAGGTTATTTTAGGCGAACTATTTAAGATAATCATCTTAATTTTAGTATTTTCTATTTTAGGAAGGTTACATTATTTCTTATTTTCTATGATTGTTTTAATTTCCACTAGGATTTTCATAGGTGGTTACCATTGTAAAACTACTCTGAGGTGTTTATTATCTTCAGCATTCTTTTTTATAATTACATCTTTGATAGTTTCTTCATTTTCTAATGTTAATGCATTAGTTTATTATGGAATTTCAATATTGAGTATACTGATAATCATTTTATATGCACCTTTTCCGAATTTTAAAAGGCCTGTTAAAACAGAAAAAAGAAGGTATAATTTAAAATTGATATCAGTTTTTTCTGTGTTGACTTGGATATGTATTTTGTTATTTAAAGTTGATAATCCAAGCTATTTAAATTGTGGATTCTCTACAATTTTATTAGAAGTTCTTCAAATTTTTCTACTGGGAGGTGAAAATAAATGA
- a CDS encoding sensor histidine kinase: MIEFIKTFSNIFIELITIIFLWSKLFLKEESNLSKNLSVIFISSIAVTFIDLMDINTVFGFLITIFAIKFLYCKKLIKTILEFVILGAVLIILQLIGIFFLQQYINEMYSERFMSDITINILILIIAILGYYLIFNKRKKSIQIIDSKVIYYFSINIGMCLIISKIIWEYNKNIILYNVMIYIVCLVIIFLVQIYLFIYISKIIEEKRVLEVQKEYSSIIEATIDEVKRKQHDFKNYINTINGMIEVTDEKLLKSQLKEYIKSSISANKNIEDILYINNTIIKAIVYNKKCEAERLKIKFLYNVKDKYLENKLRDYEISDILGNLLNNAFEAVQIQEEYKNNIKTVILNILIENNKSIIEVKNNGIPIKEEQINSIFKSGFSTKEGKNRGYGLYNVKKIVKGKGGDIQMFFDEDYTVFKIII, from the coding sequence ATGATTGAATTTATTAAAACTTTTAGCAATATTTTTATTGAATTGATTACAATTATATTTTTGTGGTCTAAACTTTTCTTAAAAGAAGAAAGTAACCTGTCAAAAAATCTATCTGTAATTTTTATAAGTTCAATAGCAGTAACCTTTATTGATTTGATGGATATTAATACTGTTTTTGGATTTTTGATTACCATATTTGCAATTAAATTTTTGTACTGTAAAAAATTAATTAAAACAATTCTTGAATTTGTAATATTAGGTGCAGTTCTTATTATACTGCAATTAATAGGTATATTTTTTCTACAGCAATATATTAATGAAATGTATTCAGAAAGATTTATGAGTGATATTACAATCAATATACTTATTTTAATTATAGCTATATTGGGTTACTATTTAATATTCAATAAAAGAAAAAAAAGTATACAAATTATAGATTCTAAAGTTATATACTATTTTTCCATAAATATTGGAATGTGTTTAATAATATCCAAGATAATATGGGAATATAATAAAAATATTATTTTATATAATGTGATGATTTACATAGTATGTTTAGTAATAATCTTTTTAGTACAGATATATTTGTTTATATATATATCAAAAATTATAGAAGAAAAAAGGGTGTTAGAAGTACAAAAGGAATATAGTTCCATTATAGAGGCTACCATTGATGAAGTTAAGAGAAAACAGCATGATTTTAAAAATTATATAAATACCATAAATGGAATGATTGAAGTAACGGATGAAAAACTGTTAAAAAGTCAATTAAAAGAATATATTAAATCATCAATTTCTGCAAATAAAAATATAGAAGATATATTATACATAAATAATACAATAATAAAAGCTATAGTATATAATAAGAAATGTGAAGCAGAAAGACTTAAAATAAAGTTTTTATACAATGTAAAAGATAAGTATTTAGAAAATAAGTTGCGAGATTATGAAATATCAGATATACTTGGCAATCTTTTAAATAATGCCTTTGAAGCGGTACAGATTCAAGAGGAATATAAAAATAATATTAAAACAGTTATTTTGAACATATTAATTGAAAATAATAAAAGTATAATAGAAGTTAAAAATAATGGAATACCCATAAAAGAAGAACAGATTAATAGTATATTTAAAAGTGGGTTTTCTACTAAGGAAGGTAAAAATAGAGGATATGGACTGTACAATGTGAAAAAAATAGTGAAAGGAAAAGGTGGTGACATTCAAATGTTTTTTGATGAAGATTACACTGTCTTTAAAATTATCATTTAA
- a CDS encoding LytR/AlgR family response regulator transcription factor, with protein MKNILVAEDDIKQCENLKKMLYMIDAEFNIHEAQDKDQALKISNNVHIDLFFIDISLKNSSGLELALDLRKISRYEFSWMVFLTTHVEYLTQAFKQAHCYDYIVKPYDKDEIISMIKKFSAHAKNNSVQEKERKSVFLDLKSGVSMKFYIDEIIFIESSMRTCIVNTIRDSYTLKKVSLKNILKLINCNYIIQSYKSFLVNINYIKFIEKIDSRLSELYFEKSSKKALLGYKFKNSVLEKLKGK; from the coding sequence GTGAAAAATATTCTAGTGGCAGAAGATGATATTAAACAATGTGAAAATTTAAAGAAAATGCTATACATGATAGATGCTGAATTTAATATACATGAAGCTCAGGATAAAGATCAGGCATTAAAAATTTCAAATAATGTACATATAGATTTATTTTTTATAGACATTTCTTTAAAAAATTCTTCAGGATTAGAGCTTGCTCTTGACCTTAGAAAAATATCTAGATATGAATTCAGTTGGATGGTTTTTTTAACTACTCATGTAGAATATTTAACTCAGGCTTTTAAACAGGCACATTGTTATGATTATATTGTTAAGCCCTATGATAAAGATGAGATTATAAGTATGATTAAAAAATTTAGTGCTCATGCTAAAAATAATTCTGTTCAGGAAAAGGAAAGAAAGTCTGTATTTCTTGACTTAAAAAGCGGAGTCAGCATGAAATTTTATATTGATGAAATAATCTTTATTGAAAGCAGTATGAGGACATGCATAGTAAATACTATAAGGGACAGTTACACCTTAAAGAAAGTATCCTTAAAAAATATATTGAAGCTTATAAACTGTAATTATATAATTCAAAGTTATAAATCTTTTTTAGTAAATATTAATTATATAAAGTTTATTGAAAAGATAGATTCCAGATTAAGTGAGCTTTACTTTGAAAAATCCAGTAAAAAAGCTCTTTTGGGATATAAATTTAAAAATAGTGTTTTGGAAAAATTAAAAGGAAAATAA
- the ytaF gene encoding sporulation membrane protein YtaF — protein MGLWFVVILLIAIVSNTDSLAVGISYGTRNILIPFLSNILIALIGGIGTLMSMYIGKGISAILNPKIAGYMGSAIIIIVGVWICIGEIKNNMKKSSAEEKEKTSGTGLSSYSFFGRIPKVLENPFLADWDFSGYISVKESLVLGIALAVNNMANGIGAGMAGINPVITSIVAFLVSLFAIWIGIKLGHEYVHRWLGKLAAPAAGIILILIGIYEIFF, from the coding sequence ATGGGCTTATGGTTTGTAGTAATATTACTTATAGCAATAGTTAGTAATACGGATAGTTTAGCTGTTGGGATTTCCTATGGTACAAGAAATATACTTATACCCTTTTTATCAAATATACTTATAGCATTGATAGGAGGTATTGGAACTCTTATGTCAATGTATATAGGTAAGGGAATATCAGCTATTTTAAACCCTAAAATTGCTGGATATATGGGATCGGCAATTATAATAATAGTAGGAGTTTGGATCTGTATAGGGGAAATAAAAAACAATATGAAGAAGTCTTCAGCAGAAGAAAAGGAAAAAACCTCAGGGACAGGTCTCAGCAGTTACTCTTTTTTCGGCAGGATTCCAAAGGTTTTAGAAAATCCATTTTTAGCTGACTGGGATTTTTCTGGTTATATTAGTGTTAAAGAGAGTTTGGTGCTGGGAATTGCCCTGGCAGTAAATAATATGGCAAATGGTATTGGAGCCGGCATGGCAGGGATCAATCCTGTAATCACTTCAATAGTTGCATTTCTTGTAAGTCTATTTGCAATTTGGATAGGTATAAAGCTGGGACACGAATATGTACACCGCTGGCTTGGAAAATTGGCTGCACCTGCAGCAGGCATTATACTTATACTTATCGGAATTTATGAAATATTTTTTTAA
- the metH gene encoding methionine synthase, with product MKCSIKDLLDKKIVILDGAMGTCIQSFRLEEEDYRGNLQCNINQKGNNDILNITKPEIIKEIHRQYFEAGADVVETNTFNGTSISQSDYGMEDKIYEINFNGARLAREVADDFNSKDPEKPRFVAGSVGPTNRTASLSPDVENPGFRNVTFDELSKAYGDQIEGLIDGGVDFIIIETIFDALNARTAIFAAKNAFEKKGIKLPIMISGTIADKSGRILSGQTLEAFAETMRDEDVLIIGLNCSFGAKDLIPFIRQLSKTQNKYISFYPNAGLPNSMGEYDEHPDDTAAFVKEIAREGHINIVGGCCGTTPDHIKAISKAVSDVQPRRIPELEMETVFCGLEALKINKSNNFVNVGERTNVAGSAKFARLIREKKYEEALTVAKNQVENGAQIIDVNFDDALLDAKTEMDTFLKLVASEPEISRVPIMIDSSKFEVLEAGLKAIQGKAIVNSISLKVGEEEFIRQAQLIKKYGAGAVVMAFDEKGQADTYERRISICKRAYDILVNKVGFLPCNVIFDPNILAIATGIEEHNNYAVDYINTTKWIKENLPYAKVSGGVSNLSFSFRGNNVIREAMHSVFLYHAIKAGMDMGIVNPGMIQIYDEIDKDLLEKVEAVVLNKTPNAAEELVEFAENYKAAEGKENDNKHSWRDKDCKERLTHALVKGIVEYIDEDVEECRVQHHRALEVIEGPLMDGMKTVGKLFGEGKMFLPQVVKSARVMKKAVSFLLPYIEEEKKEGGSTSAGKVVFATVKGDVHDIGKNIVSVVLSCNNFEVVDLGVMVPAETILETAKKEKADIIALSGLITPSLEEMANVAEEMEQQGFKIPLMVGGATTSKTHTALKIETQYSNGVVHTTDASKAVEAAKKLVDPEKREAYIKEVQQEYKNIRENYSKIDRKLVTIEEAREKSLKLDWNKDIVETPNFTGIKKFLNFPIKELRKYIDWTFFFIAWDMGMIYPKIMEDPKYGEEAKKLYKDANDMLDILERENILTANAVFGIFPANSVGDNIELYSGDKAETFNMLRQQEVSKKNVYRCLSDYVAPKESGIKDYIGGFIATAGIGAAEYANRLKEKGDEYGAAMVKILADRLAEAFSEYLHMEVRKNYWGYSPHENIEISKVLKGDYMGIRPAFGYPSLRDHAEKTKLFDILDPERELGINLTDSYMMNPVASTCGLYFGNKEAKYFDINKIGKDQVDDYAKRNNKEYREIERVLNTILIYK from the coding sequence ATGAAGTGCAGTATTAAAGATTTACTTGATAAAAAAATTGTGATACTTGATGGAGCAATGGGTACTTGTATTCAAAGCTTTAGACTGGAAGAAGAAGATTATAGAGGAAACCTTCAGTGTAATATAAATCAGAAGGGAAACAATGATATATTAAACATTACAAAACCAGAGATAATAAAAGAAATACATAGGCAATATTTTGAAGCTGGTGCGGATGTAGTTGAAACAAATACTTTTAATGGAACCAGCATCTCTCAAAGTGATTATGGTATGGAAGATAAAATATATGAGATAAATTTTAATGGAGCAAGGCTTGCAAGAGAAGTAGCTGATGATTTTAACAGCAAAGATCCTGAAAAACCTCGTTTTGTAGCTGGCTCTGTAGGACCTACAAATAGAACGGCTTCCCTTTCACCAGATGTAGAAAATCCAGGCTTTAGAAATGTAACTTTTGATGAACTTTCAAAGGCTTATGGAGATCAGATAGAAGGACTTATAGATGGTGGTGTGGATTTTATAATTATAGAAACTATATTTGATGCTCTAAATGCAAGAACTGCCATATTTGCTGCAAAAAATGCATTTGAAAAAAAGGGAATAAAACTTCCTATAATGATTTCAGGAACTATTGCAGATAAAAGCGGAAGAATTTTATCTGGGCAGACTCTTGAAGCTTTTGCAGAGACTATGAGAGATGAGGATGTACTCATTATAGGACTCAATTGTTCTTTTGGAGCAAAGGATCTTATTCCCTTTATAAGGCAGTTGTCAAAAACTCAAAATAAATATATAAGTTTTTATCCTAATGCAGGTCTGCCTAATTCCATGGGAGAATATGATGAACATCCTGACGATACTGCAGCATTTGTAAAAGAAATTGCAAGGGAAGGGCACATTAATATTGTAGGTGGCTGCTGTGGAACTACACCTGACCATATTAAAGCCATAAGTAAAGCCGTCAGCGATGTACAGCCGAGAAGAATTCCAGAACTTGAAATGGAAACTGTCTTTTGCGGTCTTGAAGCTCTAAAGATAAATAAATCAAATAATTTTGTAAATGTGGGAGAGAGAACAAATGTAGCCGGTTCTGCAAAATTTGCAAGACTTATAAGGGAAAAGAAATACGAAGAAGCACTAACGGTAGCTAAAAACCAAGTGGAAAATGGAGCACAGATTATAGATGTAAATTTTGATGATGCTCTTTTAGACGCTAAAACGGAAATGGACACATTTTTAAAACTTGTTGCCAGTGAACCGGAAATCTCAAGAGTACCAATAATGATAGATTCTTCAAAGTTTGAAGTGCTTGAAGCTGGACTTAAGGCAATTCAAGGTAAAGCTATAGTAAATTCCATAAGTCTAAAGGTAGGAGAAGAAGAATTTATAAGGCAGGCTCAATTGATTAAAAAATATGGAGCGGGAGCTGTAGTTATGGCCTTTGATGAAAAAGGTCAGGCAGATACTTATGAGAGAAGAATTTCCATATGTAAAAGAGCCTATGACATACTAGTAAATAAAGTAGGATTTTTACCTTGCAATGTTATCTTTGATCCTAATATTTTGGCCATTGCTACGGGAATAGAAGAACATAATAATTATGCAGTAGATTATATAAATACTACAAAGTGGATAAAGGAAAATCTTCCTTATGCAAAGGTGAGCGGAGGGGTAAGTAATTTATCCTTCTCTTTCAGGGGAAACAATGTTATAAGAGAAGCAATGCATTCAGTATTCCTGTATCATGCTATAAAAGCGGGTATGGATATGGGAATTGTAAACCCTGGAATGATTCAAATATATGATGAAATTGATAAGGATCTTCTTGAAAAAGTAGAAGCAGTAGTATTGAATAAAACACCAAATGCAGCAGAGGAACTGGTAGAATTTGCAGAAAATTATAAGGCTGCAGAGGGAAAAGAAAATGACAATAAACATTCCTGGAGAGATAAAGATTGCAAAGAAAGATTAACTCATGCTCTTGTAAAGGGGATAGTTGAGTATATTGATGAAGATGTAGAAGAATGCAGAGTTCAGCACCATAGAGCATTGGAAGTAATAGAAGGACCTTTAATGGATGGAATGAAAACTGTAGGTAAATTATTTGGAGAGGGAAAGATGTTTCTTCCTCAGGTAGTTAAAAGTGCTAGGGTTATGAAAAAAGCAGTGAGTTTTTTACTACCTTATATTGAAGAGGAAAAGAAAGAGGGAGGCAGCACCAGTGCGGGAAAAGTTGTCTTTGCTACGGTTAAAGGTGATGTACATGATATAGGTAAAAATATAGTATCAGTAGTTCTCTCCTGTAACAATTTTGAAGTGGTTGACCTTGGAGTAATGGTACCTGCAGAAACTATTTTGGAAACTGCAAAAAAGGAAAAGGCAGATATAATAGCACTTAGTGGGCTTATAACTCCATCCTTAGAAGAGATGGCAAATGTTGCTGAAGAAATGGAGCAGCAGGGCTTTAAAATACCTTTAATGGTAGGTGGAGCAACTACCTCTAAAACTCATACAGCATTAAAAATTGAAACACAGTATTCTAATGGAGTAGTTCATACTACAGATGCCTCAAAAGCAGTGGAAGCGGCAAAAAAATTAGTTGATCCAGAGAAGAGAGAAGCATATATAAAGGAAGTACAACAAGAATATAAAAATATAAGAGAAAATTATTCTAAAATAGATAGAAAGCTTGTAACTATAGAAGAAGCAAGAGAAAAGTCATTAAAACTTGACTGGAATAAGGATATTGTGGAAACTCCAAACTTTACTGGAATTAAAAAATTTCTCAACTTTCCAATAAAGGAGCTTAGAAAGTATATAGATTGGACATTTTTCTTCATTGCCTGGGATATGGGAATGATATATCCTAAAATTATGGAAGATCCTAAATATGGTGAAGAGGCAAAGAAACTTTACAAGGATGCTAATGATATGCTGGACATTTTAGAAAGAGAAAATATACTCACTGCTAATGCTGTTTTTGGAATTTTTCCTGCGAACTCCGTAGGAGATAATATTGAATTATATAGTGGTGATAAAGCTGAAACCTTTAATATGCTAAGACAGCAGGAGGTTTCAAAGAAAAATGTATATAGATGTCTTTCTGATTATGTAGCCCCTAAGGAAAGTGGAATAAAGGACTATATAGGTGGATTTATTGCTACGGCTGGTATAGGTGCAGCTGAATATGCAAACAGACTGAAAGAAAAAGGCGATGAATATGGAGCTGCCATGGTAAAAATTCTTGCAGACAGATTAGCAGAAGCTTTTTCTGAATATCTTCACATGGAAGTAAGAAAGAACTATTGGGGATATTCTCCTCATGAAAATATAGAAATTTCAAAGGTGCTGAAGGGCGATTACATGGGAATAAGACCAGCCTTTGGTTATCCATCCTTAAGAGATCATGCAGAAAAGACAAAGCTCTTTGATATTTTAGACCCAGAAAGGGAATTGGGAATAAATTTAACTGACAGCTATATGATGAATCCTGTAGCCAGTACCTGTGGACTTTATTTTGGAAATAAAGAGGCAAAATATTTTGATATAAACAAGATAGGCAAGGATCAGGTAGATGATTATGCAAAGAGAAATAATAAAGAATATAGAGAAATAGAAAGAGTATTAAATACAATATTGATTTATAAGTAA
- a CDS encoding histidine phosphatase family protein has translation MSTSIMLIRHGETEWNALGKFQGSKDIDLSKEGILQAEFLKNRFKKNFDYIYCSPLKRALKTAKIISEDMNLHPIIYPQLREIDFGEWEGLTVKDIKNNYPELFKLWLIDDTTGPLCGGDGSLKKASIRATDAILEIVKENKNKNIAVVAHGGIIKAALIGIFNWNMSMYHKIRLGNTSITRLYFDDNMNPLILCLNDTSHLPDDYNIKSYV, from the coding sequence ATGAGCACTTCAATAATGCTAATAAGACACGGAGAAACTGAATGGAATGCCTTAGGAAAATTTCAAGGAAGTAAAGATATAGATTTGTCAAAAGAGGGTATATTACAAGCAGAATTTTTAAAGAACAGATTTAAAAAAAATTTTGACTATATATATTGTAGTCCATTAAAGAGAGCTTTAAAAACTGCAAAAATCATATCAGAGGATATGAATCTTCACCCCATAATCTATCCACAATTACGTGAAATAGATTTTGGTGAATGGGAAGGTTTAACTGTAAAAGATATAAAAAATAATTACCCTGAACTATTTAAGCTCTGGCTGATAGATGATACTACAGGTCCTCTTTGCGGCGGAGATGGCAGCCTAAAGAAAGCCAGTATAAGAGCCACAGATGCCATTTTAGAAATCGTTAAAGAAAACAAGAATAAAAATATTGCAGTAGTTGCTCATGGAGGTATCATAAAGGCAGCTTTGATAGGTATCTTTAACTGGAATATGAGTATGTATCACAAAATTCGTCTAGGTAATACTTCTATAACCAGATTATACTTTGATGATAATATGAATCCTCTTATATTGTGTTTAAATGATACCAGTCATCTTCCTGATGATTATAATATAAAGTCATATGTTTAG
- a CDS encoding NAD-dependent malic enzyme: MSILTKKNTIHTKLKGRELLNNPFLNKGTAFSKEERKKLGLEGLLPIQVETIEKQEKRCYKQFKVKPDNFSKHLFLMDLYDINRTLFYKVVTSHIKEMLPIIYTPTIGTGVKKYCEEFKSPMDSFYLSIDDRENMDKAFDNLSLNEDDIEVMVITDSQGILGIGDWGVNGIDISIGKLAVYTAAAGVDPSKVLPVVLDVGTDNKELLESEFYFGTPHERIQGSKYYDFIDQFVKTALKKFPKVLIHWEDFGRENAHKVLEKYKDNILTFNDDIQGTGAMIVSAVMSMSKASDTPLKEQRIVIFGAGTAGIGIANQISAAMEREGLSKEEARNRFWCIDRYGLLIEDMNTVIDFQKPYARKRSEFLEFKDKNVELLDVVKIVKPTMLIGCSGVSGAFKEEVIREMAKGVERPAIMPISNPTNLAEAVPKDLIEWTEGRGLVVTGSPFEPVEYKGTTYKIGQANNALLFPGLGFGAMIAKPKYISERLLEASSKAVAEFVDLSEKGAPLLPEVEKLHQVSQAVAVKVIEAALEEEINTVEIKDVKKAVSDATWYPEYKDVLPED; this comes from the coding sequence ATGAGTATTTTAACAAAAAAAAATACAATACATACAAAATTAAAGGGTAGAGAGTTATTGAATAATCCTTTTTTAAATAAAGGAACTGCTTTTTCAAAAGAGGAAAGAAAAAAACTTGGATTGGAAGGATTATTGCCTATACAGGTTGAAACTATAGAAAAACAGGAAAAGAGATGCTATAAACAGTTTAAAGTAAAACCAGATAATTTTTCAAAGCATCTATTTTTAATGGATTTATATGACATAAACAGAACACTTTTTTACAAGGTAGTTACTTCTCATATAAAAGAGATGCTTCCTATAATATATACTCCTACTATAGGTACAGGAGTAAAAAAATATTGTGAAGAATTTAAGAGCCCAATGGATAGTTTTTATTTATCTATAGATGATAGAGAAAATATGGATAAGGCTTTTGATAATTTAAGTCTTAATGAGGATGATATTGAAGTAATGGTTATTACGGATTCTCAAGGTATTCTTGGGATTGGTGACTGGGGAGTAAATGGAATAGACATATCTATAGGTAAGCTTGCTGTTTATACTGCAGCAGCAGGAGTTGATCCATCTAAAGTACTGCCGGTAGTTTTAGATGTAGGAACAGATAATAAAGAACTTCTTGAAAGTGAATTTTATTTTGGAACTCCTCATGAGAGGATACAGGGTAGTAAATACTATGATTTTATAGACCAATTTGTAAAAACAGCATTAAAAAAATTCCCTAAGGTTCTAATACACTGGGAAGATTTTGGAAGAGAAAATGCACATAAAGTTCTGGAAAAATATAAAGATAATATTCTAACTTTTAATGATGATATTCAGGGTACTGGTGCTATGATAGTGTCTGCAGTTATGTCTATGAGTAAAGCCTCAGATACTCCTTTGAAAGAACAAAGGATAGTGATATTTGGAGCAGGAACAGCAGGTATAGGTATAGCAAATCAGATTTCTGCAGCTATGGAAAGAGAAGGATTATCAAAAGAGGAAGCTAGAAATAGATTTTGGTGTATTGATAGATATGGACTTCTTATTGAAGACATGAATACAGTAATAGATTTTCAAAAACCCTACGCAAGAAAGCGAAGTGAATTTTTAGAATTCAAAGATAAAAATGTGGAATTGCTTGATGTGGTTAAGATAGTAAAACCTACTATGCTCATAGGATGCTCTGGAGTATCTGGTGCTTTCAAGGAAGAAGTGATAAGGGAGATGGCTAAAGGAGTGGAAAGACCAGCTATAATGCCTATATCAAATCCAACAAATCTTGCAGAGGCAGTTCCAAAGGACTTGATAGAATGGACTGAAGGAAGAGGACTTGTAGTTACAGGCAGTCCCTTTGAACCTGTAGAATATAAGGGTACTACTTATAAAATAGGTCAGGCAAATAATGCTCTATTATTCCCAGGTCTTGGTTTTGGTGCTATGATAGCAAAACCTAAATATATAAGTGAAAGATTGCTTGAGGCATCATCAAAAGCTGTAGCTGAATTTGTGGATTTAAGTGAAAAGGGTGCTCCACTTCTACCAGAAGTTGAAAAACTCCATCAGGTTTCACAGGCTGTAGCTGTAAAAGTCATAGAAGCAGCTTTAGAAGAAGAAATTAATACTGTTGAAATTAAAGATGTAAAAAAAGCTGTCAGTGATGCAACTTGGTATCCGGAATATAAGGATGTATTGCCGGAGGATTAA
- the yfcE gene encoding phosphodiesterase codes for MNKLFFISDIHGSLYYLKKILEIYESEKADYIIILGDELYHGPRNPLPKDYNPKEVSQILNTYKDKIIAVRGNCDSEVDQMVLEYPVMDTYSIFLYNNRRLFLTHGHVYNRDKLPYLNSGDAIIYGHTHIPLAEKQNDIFVINPGSISMPKEGNPNSYGILDDDIFKVKDLEGNTIKEISFNK; via the coding sequence ATGAATAAATTGTTTTTTATTTCCGATATACATGGCTCACTATACTATCTAAAAAAGATTTTAGAAATATATGAAAGTGAAAAAGCTGATTATATAATAATTTTAGGGGATGAATTATACCATGGACCAAGAAATCCACTGCCGAAGGATTATAATCCTAAAGAAGTATCACAGATTTTAAATACATATAAAGATAAAATTATAGCTGTACGTGGAAATTGCGATAGTGAAGTTGATCAAATGGTACTGGAGTATCCTGTAATGGATACCTATTCTATATTTTTATATAACAATAGAAGATTGTTTTTAACTCACGGACATGTATATAATAGAGATAAATTACCTTATTTAAATAGCGGTGATGCTATAATATATGGTCATACTCATATACCTTTAGCTGAAAAGCAAAATGATATTTTTGTAATTAATCCGGGATCTATCAGCATGCCAAAAGAAGGTAATCCTAATTCCTATGGAATTCTAGACGATGACATTTTTAAAGTTAAGGATTTAGAGGGTAATACTATTAAAGAAATAAGTTTCAACAAATAA
- a CDS encoding DUF1858 domain-containing protein, whose amino-acid sequence MITKDITIGKIIKHYPEKLEVLMEFGLYCNDCLSAKFESVEKAAAVHGLDVEELIYQLNLSEER is encoded by the coding sequence ATGATAACAAAAGATATAACTATAGGAAAGATAATTAAACATTATCCTGAAAAGCTTGAAGTTTTGATGGAATTTGGGCTATATTGCAATGATTGTCTTTCTGCTAAGTTTGAAAGTGTAGAAAAAGCAGCAGCAGTTCATGGACTTGATGTTGAGGAATTGATTTATCAATTAAATTTATCTGAGGAGAGATGA
- a CDS encoding TetR/AcrR family transcriptional regulator: MSKGIRIPVQKRSIEKRKKIIDTATKIFNDKGYLNTTTAEIAKEAGLATGSVYAYFKDKKDIFVEVLKLYSNSIYNNTIKNLNKIKNKNDLISLVDVIVNSVLENHKFSPRFHQEIAMLACTDTYIKNCYNEHQKIQIDKYMEKLSEYTSSFSNIKEKLFLVYALIEGMCHEVLYNKDSNFNKDILVIECKKFVIKMLK, encoded by the coding sequence ATGAGTAAAGGAATACGTATACCTGTACAAAAAAGATCTATTGAAAAGCGAAAAAAAATAATTGATACTGCTACTAAAATATTCAATGACAAAGGATATTTAAATACCACTACAGCTGAAATAGCCAAAGAGGCAGGCTTAGCCACAGGAAGCGTATATGCTTATTTTAAAGATAAAAAGGATATTTTTGTTGAAGTCTTAAAATTATACAGTAATTCTATATATAACAATACAATAAAAAATTTAAATAAGATAAAAAATAAAAATGATCTAATATCCTTAGTAGATGTTATTGTAAATTCAGTGCTTGAAAACCATAAATTTTCTCCAAGATTTCATCAAGAAATTGCCATGCTAGCCTGTACAGATACTTACATTAAGAATTGTTATAATGAACATCAGAAAATTCAAATAGATAAATATATGGAAAAACTTTCTGAATACACCTCTAGTTTTTCCAACATAAAAGAAAAATTATTTTTAGTATACGCTTTAATTGAAGGAATGTGTCATGAAGTTCTTTATAATAAAGATTCAAATTTTAATAAAGATATTTTAGTTATAGAATGCAAAAAATTTGTCATTAAAATGCTCAAATAA